From a region of the Synechococcus sp. RS9916 genome:
- a CDS encoding DUF2605 family protein: MESTPSRDDDRHRDAEADALLETLLDSLLNDFAHWFNRGEELLAVCPDQVMAADQRQAMAVRLEEGRKAIAATRALIDASPQAMAVSMEAMGPWHQLVTEVWALAARVSQAAR; encoded by the coding sequence ATGGAATCGACCCCTTCCCGCGACGACGATCGCCACCGGGATGCCGAGGCCGATGCTCTGTTGGAAACTCTGCTCGACTCGCTCCTCAACGATTTCGCCCACTGGTTCAATCGTGGAGAGGAGTTGTTGGCGGTTTGTCCTGATCAAGTGATGGCAGCTGATCAGCGCCAGGCCATGGCCGTGCGTCTGGAAGAAGGGCGTAAGGCCATTGCTGCAACCCGCGCCTTGATTGATGCCTCACCACAGGCCATGGCTGTGTCGATGGAAGCCATGGGGCCGTGGCACCAGCTGGTCACCGAGGTGTGGGCTTTGGCCGCCAGGGTTTCACAGGCGGCCCGCTGA
- the trpS gene encoding tryptophan--tRNA ligase, with amino-acid sequence MAQSRVLSGVQPTGALHLGNWLGAIRNWVDLQHSHDTFFCVVDLHAITVPHDPSRLAEDTLSTAALYLACGIDPEKSTVFVQSHVPAHAELCWLLNCVTPLNWLERMIQFKEKAVKHGDNVSVGLLDYPVLMAADILLYDADLVPVGEDQKQHLELARDIAQQRINARFGNDDAPVLKVPKPLILKEGARVMSLTDGRSKMSKSDPNEGSRITLLDPPDLITKKIKRAKTDPQMGLEFGNPDRPETDNLLGLYAILTGKGREAAAEECADMGWGKFKPLLAESAVAALEPIQARYNELMADRGELDRVLREGRDRANAVAEATVDRVRTSLGFLQTL; translated from the coding sequence ATGGCCCAGTCGCGGGTTCTTTCAGGCGTCCAGCCCACCGGGGCCCTCCATCTGGGCAACTGGCTGGGTGCCATCCGCAACTGGGTGGACCTCCAGCACTCCCACGACACCTTCTTCTGTGTCGTGGATTTGCACGCGATCACCGTTCCCCATGACCCGAGCCGCCTGGCAGAGGACACCCTCAGCACAGCGGCCCTTTATCTGGCCTGCGGGATTGATCCTGAGAAAAGCACGGTGTTTGTGCAGAGCCATGTGCCGGCCCATGCCGAGCTCTGCTGGCTCCTGAACTGTGTCACCCCGCTCAACTGGCTGGAGCGAATGATCCAGTTCAAGGAGAAGGCGGTCAAGCATGGTGACAACGTGTCCGTTGGGCTGTTGGATTACCCCGTGCTGATGGCGGCCGACATCCTTCTCTATGACGCCGACCTGGTGCCAGTGGGCGAAGACCAGAAACAACACCTGGAATTGGCCCGCGACATTGCTCAGCAGCGCATCAATGCCCGCTTTGGCAACGACGATGCCCCTGTGCTCAAGGTGCCCAAGCCCCTGATCCTCAAAGAGGGAGCTCGGGTGATGAGCCTCACGGATGGGCGCAGCAAAATGAGTAAAAGCGATCCGAACGAAGGAAGCCGCATCACCCTGCTGGATCCACCCGATCTGATCACCAAGAAGATCAAACGGGCCAAAACCGACCCTCAGATGGGCTTGGAATTTGGAAATCCCGACCGGCCGGAAACCGACAACCTGCTCGGCCTCTACGCCATCCTCACCGGCAAAGGCCGTGAGGCAGCAGCAGAAGAGTGTGCCGACATGGGCTGGGGCAAGTTCAAACCGCTCCTCGCTGAAAGCGCAGTTGCAGCACTGGAGCCCATCCAGGCCCGCTACAACGAGCTGATGGCGGATCGCGGTGAACTCGACCGCGTGCTGCGTGAAGGTCGCGACCGAGCCAATGCGGTGGCGGAGGCCACGGTTGACCGCGTGCGCACAAGCCTGGGCTTCCTGCAAACCCTTTGA
- a CDS encoding glycoside hydrolase family 104 protein: MSSVLERSLKTPARLSVLPIAGVIGAALLTGQALNAERSAERLEQSDVVNTHLKAGDRSVQVELSGGHYQITPERRALLNTIRYAEGTWKDGKDLGYKTLYGGGQFSDLSRHPDRVVVRRYASAAAGAYQFLPGTWEQVARELKLNSFEPNHQDQAALRLVERRGALTEVDRNGLTKVAMHKLAPEWASFPTHGGFSAYGQPVKTHSELAKFYSENLRQIRHGA, from the coding sequence ATGTCCAGCGTTCTCGAGCGTTCGCTCAAGACGCCTGCCCGTCTGAGCGTGCTTCCCATCGCTGGTGTGATTGGTGCAGCCCTTCTCACCGGACAAGCCCTGAATGCTGAGCGATCCGCGGAACGACTCGAGCAGAGCGATGTGGTCAACACCCACTTGAAGGCAGGAGATCGGAGCGTCCAGGTGGAGCTCAGCGGTGGGCACTACCAGATCACTCCCGAGCGGAGAGCCCTGCTCAACACCATTCGCTACGCGGAAGGCACCTGGAAGGACGGCAAAGACCTCGGCTACAAGACCCTCTACGGCGGAGGCCAGTTCTCCGATCTGTCACGGCATCCCGATCGCGTGGTGGTGAGGCGTTACGCCAGTGCGGCAGCGGGCGCCTACCAGTTCCTTCCCGGCACCTGGGAACAAGTCGCCCGTGAACTGAAGCTCAACAGTTTTGAACCCAACCATCAAGACCAGGCAGCCCTGCGTCTGGTGGAGCGCCGTGGCGCTCTCACAGAAGTGGATCGCAACGGATTGACCAAAGTGGCGATGCACAAACTGGCTCCGGAGTGGGCTTCGTTTCCCACCCATGGTGGATTCAGTGCCTACGGCCAGCCCGTGAAGACCCACTCAGAACTGGCGAAGTTCTATTCGGAGAACCTGCGCCAGATTCGGCACGGCGCCTGA
- the thrS gene encoding threonine--tRNA ligase, whose amino-acid sequence MAVDVLEPVSSAAVTAPAPTETVVLPKTSESDTLLRIRHSMSHVMAMAVQKLFPKAQVTIGPWTESGFYYDFDSPDPFTEADLKAIRKEMIKIINRKLPLERVEVSRAEAEAKIKAQNEPYKLEILSGIQEPITLYTLGEEWWDLCAGPHVANTSELNAKAFELESVAGAYWRGDENNAQLQRIYGTAWETPEQLAEHKRRKEEALRRDHRRIGTDLDLFSIEDEAGAGLVFWHPRGARMRLLIEDFWRQAHFEGGYELLYTPHVADISLWKTSGHLDFYSESMFGPMVVDEREYQLKPMNCPFHVLTYASTLRSYRELPIRWAELGTVYRYERPGVMHGLMRVRGFTQDDAHVFCLPEQISDEILRILDLTERILSTFDFKNYEINLSTRPEKSIGDDAVWDLATKGLIEALERKGWDYKVDEGGGAFYGPKIDLKIEDAIGRMWQCSTIQLDFNLPERFKLDYVAADSSKQRPIMIHRAIFGSLERFFGIMTENYAGDFPFWLAPEQIRLLPVTDEVQSYAESLCDQLKAAGVRASVDRSGERLGKLIRTGEKMKIPVLAVIGAKEAEQASASLRSRRDGDLGLVGADALIEAARQANQNRSSGLSL is encoded by the coding sequence ATGGCGGTTGACGTGCTTGAACCGGTGAGCAGCGCTGCAGTGACCGCCCCCGCCCCGACTGAAACGGTGGTGCTGCCCAAAACCAGCGAAAGCGACACCCTGCTGCGGATCCGTCACTCCATGAGCCATGTAATGGCCATGGCCGTTCAGAAGCTGTTTCCGAAGGCGCAGGTCACGATCGGCCCCTGGACGGAAAGCGGCTTCTATTACGACTTCGACAGCCCGGATCCCTTCACTGAGGCTGACCTCAAGGCCATCCGCAAGGAGATGATCAAGATCATCAACCGCAAGCTGCCTCTGGAACGGGTTGAGGTCAGCCGGGCCGAAGCAGAAGCCAAGATCAAGGCCCAAAACGAGCCCTACAAACTCGAGATCCTCTCGGGAATCCAGGAACCCATCACCCTTTACACCCTGGGAGAGGAGTGGTGGGACCTCTGCGCTGGCCCCCATGTGGCCAACACCAGCGAGCTAAATGCCAAGGCCTTTGAACTGGAGAGCGTCGCAGGCGCCTATTGGCGTGGGGATGAGAACAACGCCCAGCTTCAACGCATCTACGGCACGGCCTGGGAGACCCCTGAGCAGCTGGCAGAACACAAGCGCCGCAAGGAAGAGGCCCTGCGCCGAGACCATCGCCGGATCGGCACTGACCTCGATCTGTTCTCGATCGAAGACGAGGCGGGTGCAGGTCTGGTCTTCTGGCATCCCCGCGGCGCCCGCATGCGTCTTCTGATCGAAGACTTCTGGCGTCAGGCCCACTTCGAAGGGGGCTATGAGCTGCTCTACACCCCCCATGTGGCTGATATCAGCCTCTGGAAAACCTCAGGCCACCTCGACTTCTACAGCGAGAGCATGTTTGGCCCGATGGTGGTGGATGAGCGGGAATACCAGCTCAAACCGATGAACTGTCCGTTCCACGTGCTCACCTACGCGAGCACGCTGCGCAGCTACCGGGAATTACCGATTCGCTGGGCCGAGCTGGGCACCGTCTATCGCTACGAGCGTCCCGGGGTGATGCACGGGCTGATGCGCGTGCGGGGCTTCACCCAAGACGACGCGCATGTGTTCTGTCTGCCTGAGCAGATCAGTGATGAGATCTTGCGCATCCTTGATCTCACCGAGCGAATTCTCTCCACCTTTGATTTCAAGAACTACGAAATCAACCTCTCCACCCGCCCGGAGAAATCCATCGGCGACGACGCCGTCTGGGACTTGGCCACCAAAGGGCTGATCGAAGCTCTTGAGCGCAAAGGCTGGGATTACAAGGTGGATGAAGGAGGCGGCGCCTTCTATGGCCCCAAGATCGACCTGAAGATCGAAGACGCCATTGGTCGGATGTGGCAGTGCTCCACCATCCAGCTCGACTTCAACCTGCCCGAGCGTTTCAAACTTGACTACGTCGCTGCCGACAGCAGCAAACAGCGGCCGATCATGATCCACCGCGCCATTTTTGGCTCGCTGGAACGTTTCTTCGGGATCATGACCGAGAACTACGCCGGCGACTTCCCCTTCTGGTTGGCTCCCGAGCAGATCCGTTTACTGCCGGTCACGGACGAGGTGCAGAGCTATGCCGAGTCCCTCTGTGACCAACTCAAGGCCGCCGGTGTTCGCGCTTCGGTCGATCGCAGCGGTGAACGCCTGGGCAAATTGATTCGCACCGGCGAGAAAATGAAAATTCCTGTTTTGGCGGTGATCGGTGCCAAAGAGGCTGAACAGGCCTCAGCAAGTCTTCGGAGCCGTCGCGATGGCGATCTCGGCCTGGTTGGGGCGGACGCTCTGATCGAGGCGGCACGCCAAGCCAATCAGAACCGCAGTTCTGGACTTTCCTTATGA
- a CDS encoding cation diffusion facilitator family transporter: MASDRAATDRRREVQRVLVTALVINLTMTGLKLLIGLLSGSLAVIADAMHSATDALSSLMGLITNGLSDPRPDRDHPYGHDKYEGIGALAIAGFILFTAIEILIKAGERWLEGIPPLRINGQELLLLLVVLGFNLVLALYERREGKRLKSQLLMADARHTTSDIWTTVIVLLGLTAAWWFRINWLDVVLAAPLAVLLIRVCWDVVRTNLPWLVDHIAIAPEAIHEQAMGVPGVLNCHDIASRGVLGQRVFIDMHMVVDTDDLPTAHTITERVEDRLEQRFGPVRCTIHLEPKDYAEQAITFRGTHG; encoded by the coding sequence ATGGCCAGCGACCGCGCCGCAACCGATCGCCGCCGGGAGGTGCAGAGAGTTTTGGTCACCGCCCTGGTGATCAATCTGACCATGACCGGTCTGAAACTGCTGATTGGCCTGCTGAGCGGTTCGCTCGCCGTTATTGCTGATGCGATGCACAGCGCCACCGATGCCTTGTCCAGCCTGATGGGGCTGATTACCAACGGACTCTCCGATCCTCGGCCCGATCGCGACCACCCCTACGGACACGACAAATACGAAGGAATTGGCGCCCTAGCCATTGCCGGCTTCATTCTGTTCACCGCGATTGAAATCCTGATCAAGGCCGGCGAGCGGTGGCTGGAAGGCATCCCCCCTCTGCGCATTAACGGTCAGGAATTGCTGCTGTTGCTGGTGGTGCTTGGCTTCAACCTCGTCCTTGCGCTCTACGAGCGACGCGAAGGCAAGCGTTTGAAGAGCCAGCTTCTGATGGCCGATGCCCGTCACACCACCAGCGACATCTGGACCACGGTAATTGTGCTGTTAGGCCTGACTGCTGCCTGGTGGTTTCGCATCAACTGGCTTGATGTGGTGCTTGCAGCCCCTCTGGCAGTGCTGTTGATCCGCGTGTGCTGGGACGTGGTGCGCACCAACCTGCCTTGGCTGGTCGATCACATCGCCATTGCTCCCGAGGCGATTCATGAGCAGGCCATGGGAGTGCCCGGAGTGTTGAACTGCCATGACATCGCCAGCCGCGGCGTGCTGGGTCAGCGCGTGTTCATCGACATGCACATGGTGGTGGATACCGATGACCTGCCAACGGCCCACACGATCACCGAACGCGTGGAAGATCGACTGGAACAACGCTTTGGGCCTGTGCGCTGCACCATCCACCTCGAGCCCAAGGACTACGCGGAGCAAGCCATCACATTTCGGGGCACGCACGGCTGA